A single region of the Liolophura sinensis isolate JHLJ2023 chromosome 9, CUHK_Ljap_v2, whole genome shotgun sequence genome encodes:
- the LOC135474976 gene encoding uncharacterized protein LOC135474976 isoform X2: MQTFKKAKLNKPCKQPGVPCRNVQSKKTGKHSGSGAPDLLIPPVVQAREAPVRTNTCMSSGDLAFEKEPVENPGSLAKPKAKVIFTPQLPVAEGLIQAIDVDETIYPPTCGKEQVSLKEHNLQAISTTSPLPVEDQNSGTSQSCQTRLTEGSLVDGGKTKHSLNTNENACLEWRSGCKQRNGLEIPCDTASRSLGSFADNSFSMLEDALITAAKQSAANEASPDSGVSLGQSDTFFPEMTAISTSSPSSVHIPSSVNTTVEDLRHIPTKMILAEGSGKTPSVGDDVEHGAEHAELIGFSPDGQNGPETKVVCEETAKLCLAVSVSPVKVLVESSPAIEEVEVSDNMQGSKCQTTGVCVETPVSLEANVPAGEPVVAEIKLQELADQHGHLNGRSENDAPSPSAKILNEALSPSAKICNDAPSTSGKVCSDAPSPFDNICNDVPSISSESCSDALCPSSEVRTWQKSAEKRETSIDRSDRLTRLVEKIVAMQTPEGSGSALNFLADAAEAMYSTENEDKCPSAVLKSLPDSARRPTAAIEKMWRPYLPKVIVGGNGSIRLNMVLIENSPKQ; the protein is encoded by the exons ATGCAGACATTTAAGAAGGCAAAACTGAATAAACCTTGTAAACAACCAGGTGTCCCTTGCAGAAATGTACAGAGTAAAAAGACAGGTAAACATAGTGGTTCTGGGGCACCTGATCTGCTCATACCTCCTGTAGTTCAAGCAAGGGAAGCACCTGTCAgaactaatacatgtatgtcatctgGTGACTTGGCATTTGAAAAAGAACCTGTTGAGAATCCGGGTTCTCTAGCGAAACCCAAAGCGAAAGTAATATTTACTCCACAGCTGCCTGTAGCTGAGGGCTTAATCCAAGCGATTGATGTTGATGAAACTATTTACCCTCCAACCTGTGGAAAAGAACAAGTCTCCTTAAAGGAACACAATTTGCAGGCCATCAGTACGACAAGCCCTCTACCTGTGGAAGATCAAAATTCTGGTACTTCACAGAGCTGTCAAActcgccttactgaaggcagcTTGGTTGATGGGGGAAAGACAAAGCATTCATTGAATACCAATGAGAATGCATGCTTGGAGTGGAGGTCAGGCTGTAAACAGCGAAATGGCCTTGAAATTCCATGTGACACTGCCTCAAGGTCACTTGGCTCATTTGCAGACAACTCCTTTTCCATGTTGGAGGATGCCTTGATCACTGCTGCAAAACAGTCAGCTGCCAATGAAGCTTCACCTGATAGTGGTGTTTCGCTGGGGCAATCCGACACCTTCTTTCCAGAGATGACAGCTATTTCTACAAGCAGTCCATCATCAGTTCATATTCCATCCAGTGTTAATACTACAGTTGAAGACTTACGCCATATCCCAACAAAGATGATCTTAGCAGAAGGTTCTGGGAAAACTCCAAGTGTTGGTGATGATGTAGAACATGGAGCAGAGCATGCAGAACTAATCGGCTTCTCCCCAGACGGACAAAACGGTCCAGAAACAAAAGTTGTCTGTGAAGAAACCGCTAAGCTATGCCTAGCAGTTTCTGTTTCACCAGTAAAGGTTCTCGTTGAGTCTAGTCCTGCCATAGAAGAAGTAGAAGTCAGTGATAACATGCAAGGAAGTAAGTGCCAAACAACTGGAGTTTGTGTGGAAACTCCTGTGTCTCTTGAGGCAAATGTCCCAGCAGGTGAGCCTGTTGTAGCCGAGATCAAGCTTCAGGAATTGGCCGATCAACATGGACATTTGAATGGTCGATCTGAAAATGATGCCCCTAGTCCATCTGCTAAGATTTTGAATGAGGCCCTTAGTCCATCTGCTAAGATTTGCAATGATGCCCCTAGTACATCTGGCAAGGTTTGCAGTGATGCCCCTAGTCCATTTGATAACATTTGCAATGATGTCCCTAGTATATCTTCTGAAAGTTGCAGCGATGCCCTTTGTCCATCTTCTGAGGTTCGCACATGGCAGAAGTCAGCGGAGAAAAGAGAAACCTCAATTGATAGAAGTGATAGGCTTACTAGACTAGTGGAGAAAATTGTGGCTATGCAGACGCCGGAGGGTTCAGGCTCTGCCTTGAATTTTTTAGCAGACGCTGCAGAAGCTATGTACTCTACAGAGAATGAAGATAAATGCCCGAGTGCTGTGTTGAAAAGTCTACCTGATTCAGCACGACGGCCCACTGCTGCCATAGAGAAGATGTGGAGGCCATATTTACCCAAGGTTATAGTGGGAGGGAATGGTTCCATTAGGCTAAATATGGTACTGATTGAAAACTCCCCAAAACA ATAG
- the LOC135474976 gene encoding uncharacterized protein LOC135474976 isoform X1 → MQTFKKAKLNKPCKQPGVPCRNVQSKKTGKHSGSGAPDLLIPPVVQAREAPVRTNTCMSSGDLAFEKEPVENPGSLAKPKAKVIFTPQLPVAEGLIQAIDVDETIYPPTCGKEQVSLKEHNLQAISTTSPLPVEDQNSGTSQSCQTRLTEGSLVDGGKTKHSLNTNENACLEWRSGCKQRNGLEIPCDTASRSLGSFADNSFSMLEDALITAAKQSAANEASPDSGVSLGQSDTFFPEMTAISTSSPSSVHIPSSVNTTVEDLRHIPTKMILAEGSGKTPSVGDDVEHGAEHAELIGFSPDGQNGPETKVVCEETAKLCLAVSVSPVKVLVESSPAIEEVEVSDNMQGSKCQTTGVCVETPVSLEANVPAGEPVVAEIKLQELADQHGHLNGRSENDAPSPSAKILNEALSPSAKICNDAPSTSGKVCSDAPSPFDNICNDVPSISSESCSDALCPSSEVRTWQKSAEKRETSIDRSDRLTRLVEKIVAMQTPEGSGSALNFLADAAEAMYSTENEDKCPSAVLKSLPDSARRPTAAIEKMWRPYLPKVIVGGNGSIRLNMVLIENSPKQVTVGE, encoded by the exons ATGCAGACATTTAAGAAGGCAAAACTGAATAAACCTTGTAAACAACCAGGTGTCCCTTGCAGAAATGTACAGAGTAAAAAGACAGGTAAACATAGTGGTTCTGGGGCACCTGATCTGCTCATACCTCCTGTAGTTCAAGCAAGGGAAGCACCTGTCAgaactaatacatgtatgtcatctgGTGACTTGGCATTTGAAAAAGAACCTGTTGAGAATCCGGGTTCTCTAGCGAAACCCAAAGCGAAAGTAATATTTACTCCACAGCTGCCTGTAGCTGAGGGCTTAATCCAAGCGATTGATGTTGATGAAACTATTTACCCTCCAACCTGTGGAAAAGAACAAGTCTCCTTAAAGGAACACAATTTGCAGGCCATCAGTACGACAAGCCCTCTACCTGTGGAAGATCAAAATTCTGGTACTTCACAGAGCTGTCAAActcgccttactgaaggcagcTTGGTTGATGGGGGAAAGACAAAGCATTCATTGAATACCAATGAGAATGCATGCTTGGAGTGGAGGTCAGGCTGTAAACAGCGAAATGGCCTTGAAATTCCATGTGACACTGCCTCAAGGTCACTTGGCTCATTTGCAGACAACTCCTTTTCCATGTTGGAGGATGCCTTGATCACTGCTGCAAAACAGTCAGCTGCCAATGAAGCTTCACCTGATAGTGGTGTTTCGCTGGGGCAATCCGACACCTTCTTTCCAGAGATGACAGCTATTTCTACAAGCAGTCCATCATCAGTTCATATTCCATCCAGTGTTAATACTACAGTTGAAGACTTACGCCATATCCCAACAAAGATGATCTTAGCAGAAGGTTCTGGGAAAACTCCAAGTGTTGGTGATGATGTAGAACATGGAGCAGAGCATGCAGAACTAATCGGCTTCTCCCCAGACGGACAAAACGGTCCAGAAACAAAAGTTGTCTGTGAAGAAACCGCTAAGCTATGCCTAGCAGTTTCTGTTTCACCAGTAAAGGTTCTCGTTGAGTCTAGTCCTGCCATAGAAGAAGTAGAAGTCAGTGATAACATGCAAGGAAGTAAGTGCCAAACAACTGGAGTTTGTGTGGAAACTCCTGTGTCTCTTGAGGCAAATGTCCCAGCAGGTGAGCCTGTTGTAGCCGAGATCAAGCTTCAGGAATTGGCCGATCAACATGGACATTTGAATGGTCGATCTGAAAATGATGCCCCTAGTCCATCTGCTAAGATTTTGAATGAGGCCCTTAGTCCATCTGCTAAGATTTGCAATGATGCCCCTAGTACATCTGGCAAGGTTTGCAGTGATGCCCCTAGTCCATTTGATAACATTTGCAATGATGTCCCTAGTATATCTTCTGAAAGTTGCAGCGATGCCCTTTGTCCATCTTCTGAGGTTCGCACATGGCAGAAGTCAGCGGAGAAAAGAGAAACCTCAATTGATAGAAGTGATAGGCTTACTAGACTAGTGGAGAAAATTGTGGCTATGCAGACGCCGGAGGGTTCAGGCTCTGCCTTGAATTTTTTAGCAGACGCTGCAGAAGCTATGTACTCTACAGAGAATGAAGATAAATGCCCGAGTGCTGTGTTGAAAAGTCTACCTGATTCAGCACGACGGCCCACTGCTGCCATAGAGAAGATGTGGAGGCCATATTTACCCAAGGTTATAGTGGGAGGGAATGGTTCCATTAGGCTAAATATGGTACTGATTGAAAACTCCCCAAAACA GGTCACTGTTGGAGAGTAA